The following are encoded in a window of Methanofastidiosum sp. genomic DNA:
- a CDS encoding nucleotidyltransferase domain-containing protein: MSDPLIEKFQREALPMIKKEFKPNRIILFGSRVRGDAREDSDIDVILVSSYFKNIRSINRMSLVLKKIHFKKHVDYLCYTNEEFMKIKDESGIIQSALKNSIEIEI, encoded by the coding sequence ATGTCTGACCCCTTAATTGAAAAGTTCCAAAGAGAAGCTTTGCCCATGATAAAAAAAGAGTTCAAACCCAATCGCATAATACTTTTTGGATCCCGAGTCAGGGGAGATGCCAGGGAAGACTCTGACATAGACGTTATACTCGTCTCTTCATATTTTAAAAACATTAGGTCAATTAATAGAATGTCTCTTGTTCTAAAGAAAATACATTTTAAAAAACATGTTGACTACCTTTGTTATACTAATGAAGAATTTATGAAAATCAAAGATGAATCAGGAATAATCCAGAGTGCATTAAAAAATTCTATTGAGATTGAAATATAG
- a CDS encoding HEPN domain-containing protein: MIWKWLKKNIDIKGYDITAFLCHQAVEKLLKCIFVLDIREIPRSHHIDELAKDLNLEANIIDLIKDLTYDYTFS; this comes from the coding sequence ATGATCTGGAAATGGCTGAAAAAAAATATTGATATCAAAGGATATGACATTACTGCATTCCTATGCCATCAAGCAGTTGAAAAACTTCTGAAATGTATTTTTGTTCTTGATATAAGAGAAATCCCAAGATCACACCACATAGACGAACTTGCCAAAGACTTAAATCTAGAGGCAAATATAATAGACTTAATTAAAGATTTAACATACGATTATACTTTTTCCTAG